Genomic DNA from Nonomuraea rubra:
TACCGCGCAGGCAGCGTGGCCTTCAGCATCCGCAACTCGATCGGCGCCAACCCGCTCGTACGGCAGGCGGGCGACTTGCGTTTCGGCGCCGGAGAACATATGTTCGAGTCATAGCGCCCGTCTTCCCCCGGGTGGCTCAGCACAAGGACCAGAGCCGCGGGGAGAAGCGATCTTGAGCAGACTCTATGGCGATCCGATAGAGGTGTGGACCAGGGACGGGGAGCCGACCCAGTTCGTCTGGCGCGACCGCCTCTACCTCGTCCGCCGCGTCCTCGACCAGTGGGTCGTCGCGCGCGAGTGGTGGAAGACCGGCGAGGGCGACCCCGGCGAGCGCCAGTTCTGGCGGGTGGAGGCCAGCCCCGGCCGCGAGGTGGGCTCCTACGAGCTGCGTTACGACACCGCCAGCAACGGCTGGCTGCTGCTGAGGGCGTGGGACTGATGGCGCCCCCGTTCCCGCACCTCGACGTGTGCTCCGCCTACTCCATGCGTTACGGCACCGCGTTCCCGCGAGCGCTGGTGAACCGGGCGGTGGAGCACGGGATGGACATCCTCGCGCTGACCGACCGCGACGGCCTCTACGGCGCGGTCAAGCACGCCCAGGCGTGCGCGGAGGCCGGCATCGCGCCGGTGCTCGGCGTGAACCTGGCGCTCGACACCCCCGCCCCGGCCTTCAGCCCGGTGCCGGGAGCCCGCGCGCCGCGCCCGCGCACCGGCCCGGACGCCGAGGACCGCGTCACCGTGCTGGCCCGCGGCAAGGGCTGGTCCCGCCTGTGCCGCCTGGTCACGGCCGCCCACCGCGCGGGGGAGCGCGGCGCGCCCAAGGTGACCCGCGAGCTGGTCGGCGCATGGGCGGGCGGTCCCGGCGGAGATCACGGGTTCGGCGCGGAGGACGGGCTCGTGGTGCTGCTCGGCCCCAGGTCCGACGTGGGCCGCGCGGTGGCCGCGCGGCGCGACGAGCACGCCAGGGCGCTGCTCGGCCTGTGGCGGGCCGCGGTGCCCGGCGTGGTGATCGAGCTGGTCGACCAGTACGGCTTCCGCGACGCCACCACGGCCGTGCGCATGCTCGGCCTGGCCGAGTCCGCGGGGGTGCCGGCGATCCTGACCAACGCCGTGCGCTACCTCGACCCCGCCGACCACCAGGTCGGCGACGTGCTCGACGCGGCCCGCCAGCTCGTCCCGCTGCACCCGCGCCACCTGGAACGCACCACCTCCCACGCCTACCTCAAGAGCACCAAGGAGATGCGGCAGGTGGCGGCCAAGGTGTGCGGCGCGGACCAGGAGCGGGTGGCCAGGCTGCTGTTCACCACCAGGCGGCTGGCCGAGGCGTGCGCGATGGACCCGCTCGTCCTGCTCGCGCTCCGCAACGACCCGCCGGACCTGCACCTGCCGGAGATCGGCCGCGACCCCGTGCCGCTGCTGCGCCACCGGGTCGAGGACGGCCTGATCCGGCGCGGCCTCGACCGCTCCGCGGACGCCAGGGGCCGGCTCGGGGACGAGATGGCCATCATCGAGCGCAAGCGCCTGTCCGGCTACTTCGTCGCCGTGGCCGGCATCACGGACATGATCCGCGGCATGGGCATCCGCTGCGCCATCCGCGGCTCGGGCGCCGGCAGCCTGGTCAACTACCTCATCGGCATCGGCGAGGTGAACCCGCTCGACCACGGCCTGCTCATGGAGCGGTTCCTGTCGGAGGGCCGCATCGGGCTGCCCGACATCGACGTGGACGTCGAGTCGGCCCGCCGCCTCGACTGCTACCAGGCCATCTTCGACCGCTACGGCGAGTCCCGCGTGGCCTGCGTGTCCATGATGGAGACCTACCGGGCCCGCAGCGCCATCCGCGACGTCGCCGGGGCGATGGGCCTGCCGCCGCACGAGATCGACGCCATCGCCAAGGCTTTCCCGCACATCAGGGCCAGGCAGATCACCGCGTCGCTGGAGGACCTGCCCGAGCTGCGCGAGAGCCGGCTCGGCGAGGCCGGGCTCGACCGGGTGTTCCGGCTGGCGGAGAAGCTCGACGGCCTGCCCAGGCACATCGCGCTGCACCCGTGCGGCGTGCTGATCGGCAACGCCGGGCTGCACGACCGCACGCCGGTGGAGCGCAGCCTGCTGGAGTTCCCGATGTCGCAGTTCGACAAGGACGACGTGGAGGAGGCCGGGCTGCTCAAGCTCGACGTGCTGGGCGTGCGGATGCAGTCCGCGATGGCGTACACGCTGAGCGAGATCAAGCGGGTGGACGACGTCGTGGTCGAGCTCGACACGCAGCAGGGCGACGACCCCGAGGTCCAGTACGTGCCGCACGACGACCAGGACACCTACGACATGATCTGCGCCTCCCGCACCCTCGGCTGCTTCCAGATCGAGTCGCCGGGGCAGCGCGAGCTGGTGGCCAAGCTGGAGCCGCGCAGGATGCACGACCTGATCGTGGACATCTCGCTGTTCCGGCCGGGGCCGGTCAACTCCGACATGGTCACCCCCTACCTGGAGGCCAGGCACGGGTGGCGGCAGCCGTACTACCCGCACGAGCGGCTGCGGGAGGCGCTGAGCGAGACGCACGGCGTCGTCGTCTTCCACGAGCAGGTGCTGAAGATCATCTCGGTGATGACCGGGCGCGACCTGTCGTACGCCGAGATGTTGCGGCGCACGCTCGACACGCCCGAGGGGCGGGCCAGGGTGCGCAGGGCGTTCGTGCCGCTGTCCAAGGCCAACGGGTTCGACGACGCGGCCGTGGAGCGGGCCTGGCAGGTGCTGGACGCGTTCGGCTCGTTCGGGTTCTGCAAGGCGCACGCGGCGGCGTTCGCGCTGCCGACGTACCAGTCGGCCTGGCTCAAGCGGCACCACGCGGCGGCGTTCTTCGCCGGGGTGCTCACGCACGAGCCCGGCATGTACCCGCCGCGGGTCATCATCGACGAGGCCAGGCAGTGCGGGGTGAAGATCCTGCCGCTGGACATCAACAAGTCGGGCAGGG
This window encodes:
- a CDS encoding DUF6504 family protein, giving the protein MSRLYGDPIEVWTRDGEPTQFVWRDRLYLVRRVLDQWVVAREWWKTGEGDPGERQFWRVEASPGREVGSYELRYDTASNGWLLLRAWD
- a CDS encoding DNA polymerase III subunit alpha; translation: MAPPFPHLDVCSAYSMRYGTAFPRALVNRAVEHGMDILALTDRDGLYGAVKHAQACAEAGIAPVLGVNLALDTPAPAFSPVPGARAPRPRTGPDAEDRVTVLARGKGWSRLCRLVTAAHRAGERGAPKVTRELVGAWAGGPGGDHGFGAEDGLVVLLGPRSDVGRAVAARRDEHARALLGLWRAAVPGVVIELVDQYGFRDATTAVRMLGLAESAGVPAILTNAVRYLDPADHQVGDVLDAARQLVPLHPRHLERTTSHAYLKSTKEMRQVAAKVCGADQERVARLLFTTRRLAEACAMDPLVLLALRNDPPDLHLPEIGRDPVPLLRHRVEDGLIRRGLDRSADARGRLGDEMAIIERKRLSGYFVAVAGITDMIRGMGIRCAIRGSGAGSLVNYLIGIGEVNPLDHGLLMERFLSEGRIGLPDIDVDVESARRLDCYQAIFDRYGESRVACVSMMETYRARSAIRDVAGAMGLPPHEIDAIAKAFPHIRARQITASLEDLPELRESRLGEAGLDRVFRLAEKLDGLPRHIALHPCGVLIGNAGLHDRTPVERSLLEFPMSQFDKDDVEEAGLLKLDVLGVRMQSAMAYTLSEIKRVDDVVVELDTQQGDDPEVQYVPHDDQDTYDMICASRTLGCFQIESPGQRELVAKLEPRRMHDLIVDISLFRPGPVNSDMVTPYLEARHGWRQPYYPHERLREALSETHGVVVFHEQVLKIISVMTGRDLSYAEMLRRTLDTPEGRARVRRAFVPLSKANGFDDAAVERAWQVLDAFGSFGFCKAHAAAFALPTYQSAWLKRHHAAAFFAGVLTHEPGMYPPRVIIDEARQCGVKILPLDINKSGRDWQVERLGPRVQVRVRPAALGAPDDARRRVRDFKIGDIGKGYALRVPFSAIKGVSEAEVERMVAGQPYTSLADFWDRARPSRPTIERIVQVGGLDALHDLHPGGRRRWRPGELTRRDLIAQVGVLDRASAIGVQAGPRRSKRYHSHLDLSRNAAPPAVQLPLGFGERLSPGELPEMTETEMVEAELEILGIDVSRHVISFHDELLDALGVVRSRDLLAQRNGAEILVAGVKVATQTPAVRSGQRVIFTTLDDSTGPVDLTFFESVQGRCASIVFGSWLMLARGVVRRTGTRAVSLRAVDCWNLADLDALWRSRGIEAVRAAVERAPEELAGVGGRKIEYANGFRLSPYSDLGPAITANPPRQLWHASPGSSGPTAA